One part of the Marinobacter sp. M3C genome encodes these proteins:
- a CDS encoding BtrH N-terminal domain-containing protein translates to MTDFNHQQTAHCESGAVAALLRHNGLDLSEPMIFGLSSALTYAYIPLVKVGGMPLLAYRMPPGRIIRGLSKRLSIRFHFERFRCPEDGTIALDKYLEKGFPVGLQASIYWLPYFPESMRFHFNAHNMVAYGKDAEDYLISDPTFEQPVRADVASLQQARFAKGVLAPKGLIYYPETITQTPDLTAAIPGAIRSTVNMMLRTPLPFIGVRGIRHVARHIEKLSPANEHCNKLLIGHMVRMQEEIGTGGAGFRFLFASFLQESAHLLSHEGLAQAADQFTDAGDEWRRFALYAAKMLKGRSALDYGKLATQLRKVADMEQQGYRQLLELKLR, encoded by the coding sequence ATGACTGATTTCAATCACCAGCAGACCGCTCACTGCGAAAGTGGTGCGGTGGCAGCCCTGCTGCGCCATAACGGTCTGGATTTGTCCGAGCCCATGATATTCGGGCTGTCCTCTGCCCTCACCTACGCCTACATTCCGCTGGTAAAAGTGGGAGGAATGCCACTGCTGGCCTACCGCATGCCCCCCGGTCGCATCATTCGCGGGTTGAGCAAGCGCTTGAGCATTCGCTTCCATTTCGAGCGCTTCCGCTGCCCGGAAGACGGCACAATAGCGCTGGACAAATACCTGGAAAAAGGATTTCCAGTAGGCCTGCAGGCGTCGATTTACTGGCTGCCCTACTTTCCGGAAAGCATGCGTTTCCACTTCAATGCCCATAACATGGTGGCCTATGGCAAAGACGCGGAAGACTACCTGATCAGCGACCCGACATTTGAGCAGCCGGTTCGAGCGGATGTTGCTTCTCTACAGCAGGCGCGATTCGCCAAGGGTGTGCTGGCTCCGAAGGGGCTGATTTATTACCCGGAAACCATCACTCAAACCCCGGATTTGACCGCCGCTATCCCAGGAGCTATTCGCTCAACCGTTAACATGATGCTGCGCACGCCCCTGCCCTTTATCGGTGTTCGGGGCATTCGCCACGTTGCCCGGCACATAGAAAAACTGTCACCCGCCAACGAACACTGCAACAAGCTGCTTATCGGCCACATGGTGCGCATGCAAGAAGAGATTGGAACCGGCGGTGCCGGCTTCCGTTTTCTGTTCGCGTCCTTCCTGCAGGAGTCGGCACACTTGCTTTCTCATGAAGGCTTGGCGCAAGCCGCGGACCAGTTCACCGATGCGGGTGATGAGTGGCGCCGCTTTGCGCTTTATGCGGCCAAGATGCTTAAAGGGCGAAGTGCATTGGACTATGGCAAGCTGGCCACACAGCTGCGCAAGGTGGCCGATATGGAACAACAGGGCTATCGACAACTGTTGGAACTCAAATTACGTTGA
- a CDS encoding beta-ketoacyl synthase N-terminal-like domain-containing protein: MKDLKRSATAPVRIVASGIVSALGNGKRSNLTALFNDIATVPGRLSLPHFEAPIEVPYQAVLGAPESAEGRMHWLLNQAIGELLAEHPLTLEQRATIPVFIGSSCWGIGIAEEGYRQQYHDNPETAIPLPLDGFSQISRYLQQQFSFHGADFALNTACTATANAILSAAAAIRTGVSDHALVVGLEIRNDTTLAGFHGMQLLAQKNMRPFDRQRDGLVLGEGCGAILLSKCESDNPGVLLQGGASNCDTFSISASNPDGSTIAAVMADALDRSGIAPSDIQAIKAHGTATPLNDVGEAAGMRRAFDNVPPFFSLKAALGHTLGSCGVMETLLVAAALLEGRLPASAGFSEPDPVLGVVPMSQPLAVGPGHYLLNFFGFGGNNSSLIIRYQV; encoded by the coding sequence ATGAAAGATCTAAAACGATCAGCGACAGCACCCGTCAGAATTGTCGCCAGTGGTATTGTCAGTGCTCTGGGCAATGGCAAGCGCAGCAATCTCACGGCGTTGTTCAACGATATTGCCACCGTCCCGGGCCGGCTATCTCTGCCGCATTTCGAAGCGCCCATCGAGGTTCCTTATCAAGCTGTCCTAGGTGCTCCGGAGTCAGCAGAAGGTCGCATGCACTGGTTGTTGAATCAGGCGATTGGTGAGCTATTGGCTGAGCATCCATTGACCTTGGAGCAGCGCGCCACTATTCCGGTATTTATCGGTTCTTCCTGTTGGGGAATCGGTATTGCCGAGGAAGGATATCGCCAGCAATACCATGACAACCCTGAAACTGCCATTCCGCTGCCCCTCGACGGCTTCAGCCAGATCAGCCGGTATCTGCAGCAGCAGTTCAGCTTTCACGGTGCGGACTTTGCGCTCAATACCGCCTGTACGGCTACTGCCAACGCTATACTCAGCGCCGCCGCAGCCATTCGCACCGGGGTCAGTGACCATGCCTTGGTGGTTGGCCTGGAAATCCGAAACGATACCACTTTAGCTGGGTTTCATGGCATGCAGTTGCTGGCGCAGAAGAACATGCGCCCATTTGATCGGCAGCGTGATGGTTTGGTGCTGGGTGAAGGCTGCGGAGCCATACTGTTGTCAAAATGTGAAAGCGATAACCCAGGTGTTTTGCTTCAGGGGGGAGCCAGTAACTGCGATACCTTCAGCATTTCCGCGTCTAACCCGGATGGCAGCACCATTGCGGCGGTGATGGCCGATGCGCTGGACCGAAGCGGCATTGCACCTTCCGATATTCAGGCGATCAAAGCTCATGGTACCGCTACGCCTCTGAATGACGTTGGCGAAGCCGCCGGTATGCGCCGCGCTTTTGACAACGTACCGCCGTTTTTCTCTCTGAAAGCGGCGCTGGGGCATACGTTGGGCAGTTGTGGCGTGATGGAAACCCTGCTGGTTGCTGCTGCGCTTCTAGAGGGCAGGCTGCCTGCCAGTGCCGGGTTTTCCGAGCCCGACCCCGTCCTGGGAGTGGTACCGATGTCACAGCCGCTGGCGGTGGGCCCTGGTCATTATTTGCTGAATTTTTTCGGATTTGGGGGCAATAACTCCAGCCTGATTATTCGCTATCAAGTCTGA
- a CDS encoding beta-ketoacyl synthase N-terminal-like domain-containing protein: MLDIIAIGGQYQTVDPDQGLANLRAAATAACRERFRRIDRFTQMALIGSAQCIDGADVKHDAGLYIGSRFASLGNITKVHEQMICSGVVPKPANFINTLSNSAGYFVARNLGLRHRNLFVSRGDASVVAALQLAAMDIGTGAVSQALVGAVDEAVLPLEHHRFRLGLETGTEVGEGSHWFLVAPEGRADSLASITDMATLVDERALDQWLNQLDPATEYRVSLSPWTQQRMTSSCLQNWPMLKGFDPALAAYPGHAAGALIRYLQSGENSPLIVIAADTDGRFHTVVTWPKAAF; encoded by the coding sequence ATGCTCGATATTATTGCCATCGGAGGTCAGTACCAGACCGTTGATCCCGATCAGGGCCTGGCCAATCTGAGAGCCGCTGCTACGGCAGCGTGTCGCGAACGTTTCCGACGCATTGATCGGTTCACCCAGATGGCACTGATTGGTTCAGCTCAATGTATTGACGGCGCTGACGTTAAACACGATGCGGGGCTGTACATCGGCTCACGCTTTGCCTCGTTGGGCAATATCACGAAGGTTCATGAGCAGATGATCTGCAGCGGTGTGGTGCCCAAACCCGCCAACTTCATCAATACCCTGAGCAACTCGGCCGGCTACTTTGTTGCCCGCAACCTCGGGCTGCGCCATCGGAACCTCTTTGTCTCTCGGGGCGATGCCTCAGTGGTTGCTGCTCTGCAGTTGGCGGCCATGGATATCGGCACGGGAGCTGTATCGCAGGCATTGGTTGGGGCGGTGGATGAAGCGGTTCTGCCGCTTGAGCATCATCGCTTTCGTCTCGGGCTGGAAACGGGTACGGAGGTTGGCGAGGGCAGTCATTGGTTCTTGGTGGCGCCTGAGGGCAGGGCTGACAGCCTCGCTTCGATAACAGATATGGCCACTCTGGTAGACGAGCGCGCGCTAGATCAATGGTTGAACCAACTGGACCCGGCGACTGAATATCGAGTGTCGCTGTCGCCCTGGACTCAGCAGCGCATGACATCAAGTTGCTTACAAAACTGGCCAATGCTGAAAGGATTTGATCCGGCGTTGGCAGCGTATCCGGGCCATGCTGCCGGCGCCTTGATTCGCTATCTGCAGTCGGGCGAAAACTCACCCCTGATTGTGATCGCCGCCGATACCGATGGCCGCTTCCACACTGTTGTCACCTGGCCAAAGGCGGCGTTTTAG
- a CDS encoding ABC transporter permease, whose product MGVMIALIRKELLLLCRDPHGLLLLFIMPAIFVLIMTFALQNQYAVNKKVTLDFLLFSEDDSGLSRAFERELATMEPLRRLPTQSDWEEMQALAQADKVKFLVRVKPGFDQLLVDREPAVEILFSPGTSPIFASVGQARVTELLNRLYLRYRLATMPGVQSNLEAQSSDLVQTRSLYDDSGAMPSSVQQNVPAWLLFAMFFIAVPLSTTLINERQQGTLLRLQSMGIGPVKLLAGKVIPFFIVNLLQVAVLFLIGLYMIPLLGGDQLTLGENPEGLILVAVAVSLAAVSYALLVAQIASTIEQATIVSGVLNIIMAALGGVMVPRFLMPDAMREIGSYSPMSWGLDGFFDILLRNGTVVDVLPEVGALLGFAALMLSIAIWRYRRAAPERG is encoded by the coding sequence ATGGGCGTTATGATCGCACTGATCCGCAAGGAATTGCTGCTGCTGTGCCGCGATCCCCATGGCCTGCTGTTACTGTTCATTATGCCCGCTATATTTGTGCTGATTATGACCTTTGCTCTGCAAAATCAGTACGCCGTGAACAAAAAAGTGACACTGGATTTCCTGCTTTTCAGTGAGGACGACAGTGGGCTCAGCCGCGCCTTTGAGCGCGAGCTGGCCACTATGGAACCACTGCGGCGATTGCCGACACAGAGCGACTGGGAGGAAATGCAGGCCCTGGCGCAGGCGGATAAAGTGAAGTTTTTGGTCCGTGTGAAGCCCGGTTTTGATCAGTTGCTTGTCGATCGCGAGCCGGCGGTCGAAATTCTGTTTTCGCCCGGAACGTCGCCGATATTTGCCAGTGTTGGACAAGCCCGGGTCACAGAACTGCTGAACCGGTTATACCTGCGTTATCGGCTGGCAACCATGCCGGGTGTGCAAAGCAATCTGGAAGCACAATCTTCGGATCTCGTTCAAACGCGTTCCCTGTATGACGACAGTGGCGCTATGCCGTCATCGGTGCAGCAGAATGTGCCCGCATGGTTGCTATTTGCCATGTTTTTTATTGCCGTCCCACTGTCGACTACTCTGATCAACGAGCGCCAACAGGGTACTCTGCTGCGGCTGCAAAGCATGGGTATTGGCCCGGTAAAGCTGCTGGCCGGTAAGGTGATTCCGTTTTTCATCGTCAACTTGTTACAGGTGGCGGTATTGTTTCTGATCGGTCTGTATATGATCCCGCTATTGGGTGGTGATCAACTGACTTTGGGTGAAAATCCCGAAGGTCTGATATTGGTTGCGGTGGCCGTTAGCCTGGCCGCGGTCAGTTATGCGCTTTTGGTCGCGCAGATTGCGAGTACCATTGAGCAGGCCACGATTGTTTCTGGTGTCCTTAACATTATTATGGCCGCACTTGGTGGCGTAATGGTCCCCAGGTTTTTAATGCCTGATGCCATGCGAGAAATAGGCAGTTACTCGCCTATGTCCTGGGGACTCGATGGTTTCTTTGACATCCTATTACGCAATGGCACAGTGGTGGATGTCCTGCCGGAAGTGGGCGCCCTGTTGGGGTTTGCAGCGCTTATGCTGAGTATTGCTATATGGCGTTACCGCCGTGCTGCCCCGGAACGGGGATAA